The genomic DNA CAAAGAAACTACCATCGCTGCAAAAGTGGGCGGCCCTGACCCGGGGTGCAATCCGCGGTTGCGTTTGGCATTGGAAAAAGCACGCGAAGCTAATGTCCCCAACGACAATTTGGAGCGTGCTATCAAACGCGGCAGTGGACAATTAGAAGGTGTGGATTATATGGAAGTGCGTTATGAAGGTTATGGTCCCGGTGGCGCGGCTGTTATCGTGGACTGTCTCACTGATAATAAAAATCGCTCGTTGTCCGAGGTGCGTTTTACCTTTAATAAAAATGGGGGGAATTTGGGTACTGATGGTTCAGTGAGTTATTTATTTACTCGCTGTGGACAGTTGCTTTTTACTTCCGTTGAGGATGAAGTTGCGTTGATGGAAGTGGCGGTAGAAAACGGTGCCGAAGACCTGCAAACTGATGACAATGGTGATGTGGAAATTACTTGTGCGGCGACGGATTTTCCCACCTTGTTGGACGCCGTGCGTAATGCTAACTTTAAGCCGGAGTTTGCCGAAGTCGTTATGAGCCCTTCTATGGAAGTATCATTAGACGACGACGACAGCGCTAAAATGCGCCGCTTGCTCAATGCGTTAGAAGATTTGGACGATACTCAGCAAGTGTATACCAGCGCCGCGCTTAGTGAGGAAAACGTATCTTAGTGTTGGGCGTGGATCCCGGTCTCGCCAACACTGGTTGGGGAATCATTGACAGTGATGGTAGACATTCACGCCATTTATCCAGTGGCATTATCCACACCAGCCCATCGGCAGCGCATGTGATGCGGTTGGGTGACATTCGTAATGAATTAAAAGAAGTAATTCAGCAATGGAGCCCAAAAATTGCTTGTATTGAACGAGTGTTTGTTAACAAAAATGCTAAAAGTTCTATGGTGTTGGGGGAAGCACGTGGCGTCGCTATAGGAGTGTTATTGGAATGCGATTTGGAAGTGACAGAAATTTCTGCCCTACAGATTAAGAAATCAGTAACCGGCATGGGGCGAGCCAACAAGAAGCAAGTAAGTGAGATGGTAATGCGCCTACTGGCATTGCCAGTGCCAGCACCTGCCGATGCTGCCGATGCGCTGGCTTGTGCGTTGGCGCTCATGCCGCTCGCACGCCTACAAAACACACGTCTGCCGGCAATTCGCAGTCGTCGGCGACGGACACGGCGATGATTGTTTTTTTGCGAGGTAAGCTGGCTGCAAAATCAACGACAGCGGCGGTTATTGATTGCAGTGGTGTCGGTTATGAAGCATTGGCGCCATTGACGACCATTGAAAAATTGCCAGCTGTTGGCGAACAGGTTTTTTTACATATTGATATGGTGGTGCGCGAAGACTCACAAACTTTGTATGGCTTTTCCAATGAAAACGAACGTGAGATTTTTCGTCGCTTAATTAAAGTTAGCGGTGTGGGAGCTAAAACGGCACTGGCTTTGATGAGCGCACTGTCTCTTGACGAATTGTTGTCGGCATTGGCTAATAGCGAAGCTGACCGATTAGCACGAGCACCGGGTATCGGAAAAAAGACTGCTGAACGTATTATTGTGGATTTTCGCGGTAGCCCGCTTTTAGAGATGCCAACAAGTGGTGAGCCTGCCGGTGGTGCTCGTGATGTTGAGCAAGCACTAGCTGGTTTGGGATACAAGAAAGCAGAAATTACACGCGCACTGGGTGCATTGCCGACAGATATTGGCACGGATACTACCGC from Candidatus Persebacteraceae bacterium Df01 includes the following:
- a CDS encoding YebC/PmpR family DNA-binding transcriptional regulator, coding for MAGHSKWANIKHRKERMDSKRGKTFSRLVKETTIAAKVGGPDPGCNPRLRLALEKAREANVPNDNLERAIKRGSGQLEGVDYMEVRYEGYGPGGAAVIVDCLTDNKNRSLSEVRFTFNKNGGNLGTDGSVSYLFTRCGQLLFTSVEDEVALMEVAVENGAEDLQTDDNGDVEITCAATDFPTLLDAVRNANFKPEFAEVVMSPSMEVSLDDDDSAKMRRLLNALEDLDDTQQVYTSAALSEENVS
- the ruvC gene encoding crossover junction endodeoxyribonuclease RuvC, which encodes MDPGLANTGWGIIDSDGRHSRHLSSGIIHTSPSAAHVMRLGDIRNELKEVIQQWSPKIACIERVFVNKNAKSSMVLGEARGVAIGVLLECDLEVTEISALQIKKSVTGMGRANKKQVSEMVMRLLALPVPAPADAADALACALALMPLARLQNTRLPAIRSRRRRTRR
- the ruvA gene encoding Holliday junction branch migration protein RuvA; amino-acid sequence: MIVFLRGKLAAKSTTAAVIDCSGVGYEALAPLTTIEKLPAVGEQVFLHIDMVVREDSQTLYGFSNENEREIFRRLIKVSGVGAKTALALMSALSLDELLSALANSEADRLARAPGIGKKTAERIIVDFRGSPLLEMPTSGEPAGGARDVEQALAGLGYKKAEITRALGALPTDIGTDTTARLRAALQVLSGKNNFP